A window of the Dictyostelium discoideum AX4 chromosome 4 chromosome, whole genome shotgun sequence genome harbors these coding sequences:
- a CDS encoding CZAK family protein kinase, with product MFNNDKDDNNQGNENNENNKINIKTSIDMGNYINSSSLVESFGSGSNRNNDKSEDVEYDDDDDDDDDEIASTEEEKESDLDSDSDLAPTQIIVDDSDDFYNNNNGGGGGGGNEDISSTSPTLITSNSFNDKINQIFSRGGSSLNSSFLNNGENKINFKQLVKLKSTLKKHEIPSRELTVEKEIGQGFFGKVYKARWRGKSVALKKITLIKFRDLTETEIFDKEVSIMSKLCHPTCVMFIGACSLDGPSNDRSIIMEYMEGGSLRRLLDEKSSYHLPPSLQLSIARDIAEGMNYLHTNFKEGPIVHRDLTSSNILLNSSYTVAKINDFGLSKEMKPGPTEMTAAMGSLAWMAPECFKAENYTEKVDVYSFAIILWEIVTCRDPYNGMEPLRLAFLASVEDYRLPLNGFPPYWVELISKCWNITPSLRPSFKEILQILNQIESDPLFLNLNLNCSSNNTSSGSTSTSSGSSSSSDNNLTKSSESNNNLRESNINNQIKSNKNSSKNGYYAQDINDYSLSMQVETKNCIYNNVSDNVNNNNNNNNNNNNDNDFFKSSFTKKSFLSNNNYNNNNNNINNKNNNTNNLNDNLIIKSLNHISEQNSFLVSYQDSNIVKYFSLDNESLTSTLQMEQSVVCMKYQIINEKVFLVVAMSNNNISLFELKKTDFSGSANSPTTLLPIKVIKCDEQRHTIKDITWNGTHVITSSFKDSSIQIWDLEKSLYPISKMDNGGVGILSIDSQSHQPLMISGDSDGKVKLWDIRNSHCFRTLTHSPPSSSSGGSIGVDSVLFRSPHAVRDPIILTGSSKDCKFKVWNMYSSTCLNSFQSHNKDLLGIHRNQSSQQMITWSSEGTISLFNSGNNINNQNNQNNNNDCGNDNDSVEFSKVLNVNSMMSNEPLQSAQIISKNRIIFSSKNKFYSIIA from the coding sequence ATGTTTAATAACGATAAAGATGATAACAATCAAGGAAATGaaaacaatgaaaataataaaataaatataaaaacatcGATTGATATGggtaattatataaattcatCTTCATTAGTTGAAAGTtttggtagtggtagtaatagAAACAATGATAAAAGTGAAGATGTTGaatatgatgatgacgatgatgatgatgacgatgaaaTTGCTAGTACTGAAGAAGAAAAGGAGTCTGATTTAGATTCAGATTCTGATCTTGCACCAACACAAATTATAGTAGATGACAGTgatgatttttataataataataatggtggtggtggtggtggtggtaatgaagatatttcatcaacatcaccaacattAATTACATCAAATagttttaatgataaaattaatcaaatatTTAGTAGAGGTGGTAGTAgtttaaattcatcatttttaaataatggagAGAATAAAATCAACTTTAAGCAATTGGTTAAATTGAAATCAACATTAAAGAAGCATGAAATCCCATCGAGAGAATTAACAGTGGAGAAAGAGATAGGTCAAGGTTTCTTTGGTAAAGTTTATAAGGCGAGGTGGAGGGGTAAAAGTGTTGCTTTGAAAAAGATAACATTGATAAAGTTTAGAGATTTAACAGAGACTGAGATTTTCGATAAGGAGGTATCGATAATGAGCAAACTATGCCATCCTACATGTGTGATGTTTATAGGAGCATGTTCACTCGATGGCCCATCAAATGACAGGTCGATCATTATGGAGTATATGGAAGGCGGCAGTTTAAGAAGACTCTTGGACGAGAAGTCAAGCTACCATTTACCACCATCACTTCAATTATCCATTGCAAGAGATATAGCAGAGGGTATGAATTATTTACatacaaattttaaagaggGTCCGATAGTTCACAGAGATTTAACAAGTAGTAATATCCTTCTAAATAGTAGTTACACCGTTGCCAAAATCAATGATTTCGGCCTATCGAAAGAGATGAAACCAGGTCCAACCGAAATGACCGCTGCCATGGGATCTTTGGCTTGGATGGCACCAGAATGCTTCAAAGCAGAGAATTACACTGAAAAAGTTGACGTCTACTCATTTGCAATCATTCTTTGGGAGATTGTAACTTGTCGTGACCCATATAATGGTATGGAACCTTTAAGATTGGCATTTTTAGCTTCGGTTGAAGATTATAGATTACCATTAAATGGTTTCCCACCTTATTGGGTTGAATTAATCTCAAAATGTTGGAATATTACACCATCACTAAGACCTTCATTTAAAGAGATTTtgcaaattttaaatcaaattgaatctgatccattatttttaaatttaaatttaaattgttcatcaaataataccaGTAGTGGTAGCACTAGCACTAGCAGTGGCAGTAGCAGTAGTAGTGACAATAATTTAACCAAATCATcagaatcaaataataatttaagagaaagtaatataaataatcaaataaaatcaaataaaaattcttcaAAAAATGGTTACTATGCACAAGATATAAATGATTATTCTTTATCAATGCAAGTTGAAACTAAAAAttgtatatataataatgttagtgataatgtaaataataataataataataataataataataataatgataatgatttttttaaatcatcttTCAccaaaaaatcatttttatcaaataataattataataataataataataatataaataataaaaataataatacgaataatttaaatgataatttaataattaaaagtttaaatcATATTTCAGaacaaaattcatttttagtATCATATCAAGATAGTAATAttgttaaatattttagTTTAGATAATGAATCATTAACAAGTACATTACAAATGGAACAATCAGTAGTTTGTATGAAAtatcaaattataaatgaaaaGGTATTTTTAGTTGTTGCAAtgtcaaataataatatatcattatttgaattgaaAAAGACAGATTTTAGTGGTAGTGCTAATAGCCCAACAACACTATTACCAATTAAAGTTATTAAATGTGATGAACAACGACATACGATTAAAGATATCACTTGGAATGGTACTCATGTAATTACAAGTTCATTTAAAGATTCTTCAATTCAAATTTGGGATCTTGAGAAATCACTTTACCCAATCTCAAAAATGGATAATGGTGGAGTTGGTATCTTGTCAATTGATTCACAATCTCATCAACCATTAATGATTTCTGGTGATTCAGATGGTAAAGTCAAATTATGGGATATTAGAAATTCTCATTGTTTTCGTACATTAACTCATTCACCACCATCTTCCAGCAGTGGTGGTAGTATAGGTGTTGATTCAGTTTTATTTAGATCGCCACATGCTGTTAGAGAtccaataatattaacagGCTCATCAAaagattgtaaatttaaagtttGGAATATGTATAGTTCAACCtgtttaaattcatttcaatctcataataaagatttattagGTATTCATAGAAATCAATCTTCTCAACAAATGATAACATGGTCTTCTGAAGGAACCATTTCACTCTTTAATAGcggtaataatattaataatcaaaataatcaaaataataataatgattgtgGTAACGATAACGATTCTGTAGAATTTTCAAAGGTATTAAATGTAAATAGTATGATGTCGAATGAACCTTTACAATCTGctcaaataatttcaaaaaatcgAATCATTTTCtcttctaaaaataaattttattcaattatagcttaa